In Acidisarcina polymorpha, the DNA window GCCCGCCTCTGTTGAAGAATTAGAAGCAGCGCTTACCGGCGAACATGTCGACGTGGTTCTCGGCGATCAAGATGCACCCAGCAATCTTAGCACCGCTGGAGAAGAAGACATCATGGTGCGGGTGCGAGGGGAAGAAGGACGGCAACGTTTCTGGATTTGGGCAGCCGCCGACAACCTGAAGCTCTCAGCCCTTAACGCGGTGGCTTGCGCACTCGAATTGCGCAAATTGCGCCCGCAGGGAAAGGTCCAATGACTGGCGACAACTAGTCAGGCGGACTATCGCTGGCGCACGGTTCACGGCTGATGAAAAATTCCGTAGAAAGAAAAAACCCGGCCAAATCGGCTAGCAGCCTGGCGATGGTTCCTCTTTCGGGTACTAAGGACCTGCGCGGCACGGCAAGGATATGAAATCTTCAATGAAGCTATTTAAGGAACGGACCTGAAATGGGCAAGAATTCGGCGAGCGGGCAACCGTCGCACTTCGGAGTGGGTCCGCAGTGGGTCTTTCCCACCATCACGACGAGCGCGTGAAACTCGTTATAGTGCTGGACGATCGCATTCCGGTCGCCTTCTGGATAGCTTTCATTTAGCGCGTCTATTGCGAGCGCCTGGATCTCCGAGTAAGTTGCCTTCGCGGGTAAGAGCCTGTGCCGAGTGACGATGCGGCGGAGGTATTCGTCAACCACCATGGCTGGATGACCCAAAGCATATAGCAAGATGGCATCGGCGGTCTCAGGTCCAACTCCAGGAAGGGCGAGTAGCTTCACCCGGGCAGTCTCGGGCTGTTCGGCAGCAAGCTGACTTAACGAACCCCGGTATTCGCGGTCGAGCAACGTGACAAAGGCCTTCAGCGCTGCAGCTTTTCGCACCATAAATCCCGACGGGCGGATCAGCTGGCGCAACTCCTCGTCGGGCAATCCACGAACACCGTCGATGGTCAGCGAACCATGTGCCGCAAGGTTCTGGATTGATCGTTCTACGCCTTTCCATGAGGTGTTTTGGGTGAGATAGGCCCCGACGATGACTTCGAAGGAGGTGGCTGCCGGCCACCATTGCTGGGGACCATAGACGGCAGTCAATCGGAGGTACATCTGGCCGAGCCGCGCCTTCCTCATTCTGGCGATCCGGCTCCGTTTAGAGTTCGCAGCTGCTGCTTCCAGCCGAGCAGTTTGGCTTTGAGGGCTTCGGCCTCGGCTTCAGGAATTCTTCCTTGATGCTGATAGAGAATCGACAGGCTGGTATGTGCAAGCGGATCTTCTGGGTCGCGCATGATCAGTTCAAGCGCCGTATCGATCGCGCGGCGGTAGTCGCCCGAATCCTGAAATGCTCGGACCAGTCCATGCATTGCGTCCAGGAATTCCGGATCAATCGCCAGCGCCTGCTGAAAATGGCGAATTGCCGATCTGCCGTCGTTTCTCGCAACGCAATCCAGTGCCTGGTCGTAGAAGCTTTCAGCCTGTTTGCGGATCGCGCTTTCGGAAGTCATGCGTACTCCCATGATAAGTTTCCATGATAAGTTCTCCGATGAGCACACCAGAAATCTGGAACAAAGGCGCCCTCAATGCCGCGAAACAACGCTTCCATGGTGGATGACGCCGGCAAGGGCAACCGGAACCTGCGTCGGTATCGATAGCTCCGGGTGACTGCTCGTCCGCGGGAGCACGATGATGTCCACCCGCCGATTCTGGCTGCGGCCGTCAGCGGTGTCGTTGGGAGCAACCGGGTGAAACTCCGCATACCCTGATGCCGACAGCCGGTAGGGCGCGAAGCTGTCGGCGACGAAGATTCGCGTCAGCCGGGTCGCGCGGCTGGTCGATAGCTCCCAATTCGAGTCGAACTGTTCGGTGTGGATGGGAACGTTGTCGGTGTGCCCTTCAATGCGGATGTCGTAGGGAGAACTCGCCAATGCAGTTGCAATTCTATTCAGGACGGGCAAGGAATTCGTATGAATTGCCGCCGAACCGCTATCGTAAAATCCCGCTTCCCGAAGCGATATGACCAGCCCGTCACGGCCGATCTTCATCGAAACGACGTGTTCTGCAATCTGGGTCGAGAGCATCCCGGAGAGCCGCTCCTTTAGCTTCTCCAGATCCACTTTGACCGCCGGAGGAGCCATCAGTTCCTCTCCCGAGACAATGTTCATCGGGGTAACCGGACCTTCCTGGTTATGAGCGAGTCCGGCAGCCCCGTTCTTAGTTGGCGTCTGTTGGAAGAGGCCCAGAGTGCGAAAGGCCGAATCGATCGAATCAGCCATCTGCACCTGCTTCTTCACGTCGGCCTTCGAGGTGGCATACATCACCACAAAGAAAGCGAACATGAGGGTAATAAAGTCGGCATATGAAACCAGCCAGCGTTCATGGTTGACATGCGGCTTGTTTTTCTTTCGTCTCATCATTTCGGTTTCGGATCGGCCGGTCAGGCGCGTACCGGCGACTTGCGGTTCTTGTCTTCGGAGAGGAAGCTCTGCAGCTTAATCTCAATCATGCGAGGGTTCATCCCCTCGAGGATAGACACTACCCCCTCCAGCATCATCTCCTTGTAGACGCGTTCTTCCTGGATGCGGATCTTCAGTTTGCCTGCCGAAGGTAGCAGAATCAGATTGGCCGCTCCGACTCCATAGATCGTGGCCACAAAAGCTACGGCAATGCCTTTGCCTACCTCTTCGATCTTGTCCAAGTGCTGCATGACCTGAATCAAACCGAGCACTGCACCGATAATCCCGATCGTAGGAGAGAAGCCGCCGGCCGACTCGAAGACCGCCGGAATGCGCTCCTCTTCCTCAGCGCGGTTCTCGATCTGGATCTCCATGATTTTCCGCAGTTCCGAAGGTTCGGTCCCATCCACCGCCAACATGATGGCTTGTTTAAGAAAGGGATCGGTGATTTTCTTCAGCTCCTGGTCGAGCGACACTATGCCGCTCCGCCGGGCTTTGTTGGCGAAGTCGATGATTTGCTTCAATGCTTGATCGGTATCCCTCTTCCCACCCACAAAGACCTGTATGAATTTCTTGAAAGCAGCCAGAACCATAGGAAGCGGAAACTGCAGCATCACCGCTCCCAGGGTTCCCCCAAAGACGATCATGGCCGCGGTTGGCTGCAGAATCTGGCCGAGGCTTCCACCTTCGATCAGCAAGCCCGCGATGATGCCGGTCACTGCCAGCAGAACTCCGATGATGCTGCTCTTGTCCATTCGAATTCAGGGTCCTTATCTTCGGGACGGTCGTCGCATGTGGCATTGAATGCAAAGGTGTTTGAAGGCTTTTCTAGCCGGACTGGTTCTCATCAACGAAAGCCTTTGTGTATTTCGAATTGGCTTTTGTCCGAGTTGCCTGGGACTCGGAAGCGTCGTGGCAAATGTCGCTAAATGCAACAGTGTTCTGCCGTCAGGGACCAGTTTGACCACCTCCGCCAGCAATTTGGCTCGCTGCAATGTCATGCGCTCGAC includes these proteins:
- a CDS encoding endonuclease III domain-containing protein, whose amino-acid sequence is MRKARLGQMYLRLTAVYGPQQWWPAATSFEVIVGAYLTQNTSWKGVERSIQNLAAHGSLTIDGVRGLPDEELRQLIRPSGFMVRKAAALKAFVTLLDREYRGSLSQLAAEQPETARVKLLALPGVGPETADAILLYALGHPAMVVDEYLRRIVTRHRLLPAKATYSEIQALAIDALNESYPEGDRNAIVQHYNEFHALVVMVGKTHCGPTPKCDGCPLAEFLPISGPFLK
- a CDS encoding tetratricopeptide repeat protein, whose protein sequence is MTSESAIRKQAESFYDQALDCVARNDGRSAIRHFQQALAIDPEFLDAMHGLVRAFQDSGDYRRAIDTALELIMRDPEDPLAHTSLSILYQHQGRIPEAEAEALKAKLLGWKQQLRTLNGAGSPE
- a CDS encoding flagellar motor protein MotB, with protein sequence MMRRKKNKPHVNHERWLVSYADFITLMFAFFVVMYATSKADVKKQVQMADSIDSAFRTLGLFQQTPTKNGAAGLAHNQEGPVTPMNIVSGEELMAPPAVKVDLEKLKERLSGMLSTQIAEHVVSMKIGRDGLVISLREAGFYDSGSAAIHTNSLPVLNRIATALASSPYDIRIEGHTDNVPIHTEQFDSNWELSTSRATRLTRIFVADSFAPYRLSASGYAEFHPVAPNDTADGRSQNRRVDIIVLPRTSSHPELSIPTQVPVALAGVIHHGSVVSRH
- a CDS encoding flagellar motor protein, with the protein product MDKSSIIGVLLAVTGIIAGLLIEGGSLGQILQPTAAMIVFGGTLGAVMLQFPLPMVLAAFKKFIQVFVGGKRDTDQALKQIIDFANKARRSGIVSLDQELKKITDPFLKQAIMLAVDGTEPSELRKIMEIQIENRAEEEERIPAVFESAGGFSPTIGIIGAVLGLIQVMQHLDKIEEVGKGIAVAFVATIYGVGAANLILLPSAGKLKIRIQEERVYKEMMLEGVVSILEGMNPRMIEIKLQSFLSEDKNRKSPVRA
- a CDS encoding flagellar FlbD family protein; its protein translation is MIELTRLNGNPLFVNCDLIKWAEASPDTMLTLVNGEKVLVHESCAQVVERMTLQRAKLLAEVVKLVPDGRTLLHLATFATTLPSPRQLGQKPIRNTQRLSLMRTSPARKAFKHLCIQCHMRRPSRR